The following proteins come from a genomic window of Brevibacillus antibioticus:
- a CDS encoding ABC transporter permease: MLQMILRKMMNNRWLVGSLLIGLVVAVGLVSSIPAFTSGVLQRMLTKDMEEYQKNVNRFPGGLLIVVNQNKLEKNGAALVDEMTAHLQNEVIAQLDVPVYTEVTVLRTILFNAIQENIQPKSPFSSDSSRIYSLSGLEQHMTLVDGRLPAATPVDGVYEALVTEKALKDRQMVLGSLYELTTNQVEGLKVRIKPVGVFKEKEGNDPYWFASASEYSSGFVLDERLFRSVFLEEKNLVISTQMYTAFHYQSFRISDTEKLNSLVAGIEGKLQQHGLKKAEINVQFPAANLVGKYNEQEKQFKTILWSLYIPIFIMLGLYLVMISGLIVERQRTEIAVLGSRGASRMQIFSIYFMEIAILGLCAFLIGPFVGIELSKILGVSNGFLEFVDRKGLDVTISPEVFVYASWMVLACITLVLISVFMATRQNIVTHKQNMARMSGHAIWHRLFLDVLLLAVSWYGWYSYQNAAETAAKTSEGASAVSIDFLLFFVPVLFSLGFGLLLLRLYPWLLRLMSWAGRSFLPLSLHTTLVQVGRAPRQYHFLMLFVTITVAVGMFSASMARTINQNAEERIRYQIGADVRLKAEWQSDKPEVTVYRGGRNAEEGEEAGVEQAPTAPPVQYVEPDFEMYSRLPEVEHATKVFVNGLAEASFRGDPVKDITLMGIDPKEFAKTAWMKSDLLPHHFHDYLNLIAKEPRALLLSRSLADKLHVVEGQTILLGWGDSRRVEMIVYAIVDYWPGWNPTPVKSTYGNSVEEQYLAVANLPFVQDKIRLEPYEVWIKMKEGTSSESLYKGLSQEGVKLATLNNAKQQVIQMKNNAFYLGLNGSLTLGFLLSMLVTFIGYVLYWVLTLGARKLQYGVFRAMGMPFRQLLAILAWEQLLTFGVAFAIGMTAGKLANSLFLPALSLYLHADKQVPPFTVISMPQDEQIIYTFIAVTLVIGIGIVGILLSRMQIHQAVKLGED; this comes from the coding sequence ATGCTGCAAATGATCTTGCGGAAAATGATGAATAACCGCTGGCTGGTCGGCAGTCTGTTGATCGGGCTGGTCGTCGCTGTCGGATTGGTATCGAGTATACCCGCATTCACGTCAGGCGTACTCCAACGCATGTTGACCAAGGATATGGAGGAATACCAGAAGAATGTGAACCGCTTCCCCGGTGGCTTGCTGATCGTAGTCAATCAAAACAAGCTGGAAAAGAATGGGGCAGCTCTTGTAGACGAAATGACCGCTCATCTGCAAAACGAAGTAATTGCTCAACTGGATGTCCCGGTGTATACAGAAGTGACAGTTTTGCGGACCATTCTCTTTAATGCCATTCAGGAAAACATACAGCCGAAGAGCCCATTCAGTTCCGACAGTTCGCGGATCTATTCGCTGAGTGGACTTGAGCAGCATATGACGCTGGTTGACGGTCGCCTGCCTGCTGCAACCCCCGTTGATGGCGTGTACGAGGCGCTGGTGACGGAAAAAGCGTTAAAGGACCGCCAGATGGTGCTAGGCAGCTTGTATGAGTTGACCACCAACCAGGTAGAAGGACTCAAGGTACGAATTAAGCCGGTCGGTGTTTTTAAGGAAAAAGAGGGGAACGATCCTTATTGGTTTGCTTCGGCCAGTGAATACTCCAGTGGCTTCGTATTGGATGAACGGCTTTTTCGGAGTGTGTTTTTGGAAGAGAAAAATCTGGTTATTTCAACCCAGATGTATACGGCCTTTCACTACCAATCCTTTCGAATCAGCGATACTGAGAAGCTGAATTCATTGGTGGCCGGAATCGAAGGGAAGCTGCAACAGCATGGATTGAAAAAAGCGGAGATTAACGTTCAGTTTCCGGCGGCTAATCTCGTGGGCAAGTACAATGAGCAAGAGAAGCAATTCAAAACCATTCTCTGGTCGCTCTACATCCCCATTTTCATTATGCTGGGCCTTTATCTCGTGATGATTTCGGGATTAATTGTGGAAAGGCAACGAACGGAAATCGCTGTGCTGGGCAGCAGGGGAGCCAGCAGAATGCAGATTTTTTCTATTTATTTCATGGAGATTGCCATTCTTGGGTTATGCGCCTTCTTGATCGGTCCCTTTGTGGGGATTGAGCTTAGTAAGATACTTGGCGTCTCGAATGGATTTCTTGAATTTGTCGATCGCAAAGGTTTGGATGTCACGATCAGTCCGGAAGTATTCGTGTATGCCTCGTGGATGGTGCTTGCCTGCATCACACTCGTTTTGATTTCTGTGTTTATGGCAACTAGGCAAAATATCGTCACGCACAAGCAAAACATGGCGAGAATGAGTGGACATGCCATTTGGCACCGACTGTTTTTGGACGTATTGCTGCTTGCGGTCTCGTGGTATGGATGGTATTCCTATCAAAACGCCGCTGAAACCGCAGCAAAAACGAGCGAAGGGGCTTCGGCCGTCTCGATCGATTTCCTTCTCTTTTTTGTGCCCGTTCTGTTCTCGCTCGGTTTTGGTCTGCTGCTTCTCCGATTGTACCCGTGGCTGCTGCGTCTGATGTCTTGGGCAGGACGCTCCTTCCTCCCGCTTTCTCTGCATACGACGCTGGTTCAGGTAGGGAGAGCTCCACGGCAGTATCATTTTCTCATGCTGTTTGTGACGATTACGGTCGCAGTAGGAATGTTCAGTGCAAGCATGGCACGGACGATCAATCAAAATGCAGAGGAGAGAATCCGTTACCAAATTGGCGCGGATGTTCGCTTGAAGGCAGAGTGGCAGAGCGACAAACCGGAAGTAACGGTCTATCGGGGAGGAAGGAATGCGGAAGAAGGTGAGGAAGCAGGAGTGGAACAAGCGCCTACCGCTCCTCCCGTTCAGTATGTAGAGCCGGATTTCGAAATGTACAGTCGATTGCCTGAGGTTGAGCATGCAACAAAAGTCTTTGTGAACGGCCTGGCGGAGGCTTCTTTTCGGGGCGATCCTGTGAAGGACATCACCTTGATGGGGATCGACCCCAAAGAGTTTGCTAAGACCGCTTGGATGAAGTCTGACTTGTTGCCGCATCACTTTCACGATTATTTGAATCTGATAGCAAAAGAACCACGTGCCTTATTGCTGTCTCGCAGCCTCGCTGACAAGCTGCACGTGGTGGAGGGACAAACCATCCTGCTCGGTTGGGGGGATTCTCGCAGGGTTGAAATGATTGTGTATGCCATCGTAGATTACTGGCCGGGATGGAACCCTACTCCTGTAAAAAGCACATACGGAAACAGCGTAGAAGAACAGTATTTGGCAGTCGCCAATCTCCCGTTCGTGCAAGACAAAATTCGCCTGGAGCCGTATGAGGTTTGGATCAAAATGAAAGAGGGAACGTCTTCTGAATCGCTTTACAAGGGTCTGTCACAAGAAGGAGTCAAGCTCGCCACGCTGAATAATGCCAAACAGCAAGTCATCCAGATGAAAAACAACGCATTTTATTTGGGGCTGAACGGATCACTGACGCTTGGGTTCCTGCTTTCCATGCTAGTCACCTTTATCGGCTACGTGTTGTACTGGGTGCTTACACTTGGAGCCAGAAAATTGCAATACGGCGTGTTTCGCGCGATGGGAATGCCATTCAGACAGCTTCTTGCCATACTCGCGTGGGAGCAGCTCTTGACGTTTGGCGTCGCTTTTGCGATAGGGATGACAGCGGGCAAGCTGGCAAATAGTCTATTTTTGCCTGCGCTCAGTCTCTATTTGCATGCCGATAAGCAAGTTCCTCCCTTTACCGTCATTTCGATGCCGCAAGATGAACAAATCATTTATACGTTCATTGCTGTGACACTGGTTATCGGAATCGGAATCGTCGGTATTCTGCTGTCACGGATGCAGATCCATCAAGCCGTAAAGCTGGGGGAGGACTAA
- a CDS encoding efflux RND transporter periplasmic adaptor subunit: MSMNWRTAVSRNSKIKWAYLTVFLLLTGCSLFPKEEEVLAPPLVEPSPIKYEVAEVLQGPIVKSVKGNASFTTVKTAELSFPETKGLRLKSFSVQGGDQVKKGQVLAELDAAEMEREIESAKYEVEKAKLELLEAQQDNHYEVESAKLDVMKAEMNAKVNETKLAKIELEKVKLDLAKLQDPKKQQYVVERARLNVKQKEMDLKNLQQRWNETKLIAPFDGIVLFTSNGQVGDEVEAHQKLVTIGDPNKLFVMYIAPEKEALQDVREGMKVILTGKDGEKGEGTVVQTPLHVPSNLPEDLTKLYQRSLLITPKIPPKGLEIGTGVSMEVIVDKQDQTLFIPRKALHDLSGRKYVRVLDGNSKKEVDVETGIMTQTEVEIRKGLSAGQLVILE, encoded by the coding sequence ATGTCTATGAATTGGAGGACGGCCGTATCAAGGAATAGCAAAATAAAATGGGCGTACTTGACCGTTTTCCTTTTGTTGACGGGCTGTTCGCTATTTCCTAAGGAAGAGGAGGTTCTGGCTCCGCCATTAGTGGAGCCGTCACCAATCAAATATGAAGTAGCAGAAGTTTTACAAGGGCCAATCGTAAAAAGTGTGAAAGGAAACGCTTCCTTCACGACCGTGAAAACGGCGGAGCTCTCTTTCCCAGAGACGAAGGGACTGCGGCTGAAGTCGTTCTCTGTCCAAGGCGGCGATCAGGTGAAAAAAGGACAGGTACTTGCTGAATTGGATGCAGCTGAAATGGAGAGGGAGATCGAGTCGGCCAAGTATGAAGTGGAGAAGGCAAAACTGGAGCTGCTTGAAGCCCAGCAGGATAATCACTACGAAGTCGAATCCGCGAAGCTGGACGTTATGAAGGCAGAGATGAACGCCAAGGTAAACGAAACCAAGCTAGCCAAGATCGAATTGGAAAAGGTTAAGCTAGACTTGGCGAAATTGCAGGATCCCAAGAAGCAGCAGTACGTGGTGGAGCGTGCCAGACTAAACGTGAAGCAAAAAGAGATGGACCTGAAGAACCTGCAACAGCGTTGGAACGAGACCAAGCTGATCGCGCCCTTTGACGGCATCGTGCTGTTTACAAGCAACGGGCAGGTGGGAGATGAGGTGGAAGCGCATCAAAAGTTGGTAACGATAGGCGATCCGAACAAGCTGTTCGTCATGTATATCGCGCCCGAGAAAGAGGCACTGCAAGATGTTAGGGAAGGGATGAAAGTGATTCTCACCGGTAAAGACGGCGAAAAAGGCGAGGGGACAGTTGTTCAGACGCCCCTGCATGTCCCTTCCAATTTACCAGAGGATTTGACGAAGCTGTATCAGAGAAGTCTACTCATTACTCCGAAAATCCCTCCAAAGGGCTTGGAAATCGGGACAGGAGTCAGTATGGAAGTGATTGTGGACAAACAGGATCAGACGCTTTTTATACCGAGAAAAGCCCTTCATGATTTATCGGGCAGGAAGTACGTCCGGGTGCTCGACGGGAATAGCAAGAAGGAAGTGGACGTGGAAACTGGGATCATGACCCAGACAGAGGTTGAGATTCGCAAAGGTCTTTCGGCAGGCCAACTGGTTATTTTGGAATAG
- a CDS encoding P1 family peptidase yields the protein MTKKIRQLGAKIGRLPVGEKNDITDVVGVRVGHVTIQHELDNDDYACTGVTAILPHGGSLFREKVTAASYVINGFGKTTGLVQVNELGVLESPIMLTNTFSVPAVTQGTLQYMLDTNEEIGDTTGTINIVVGECNDGHLNSIRRCVVRPEDAREAIQNATDQAVEEGAVGAGTGMIAFGYKGGIGSSSRIVVAEEQAYTLGSLVLSNFGNKNDFLGAHLFTSWKSNENAVEKSEDGSIIIVLATDAPLSDRQLLRVAKRAGIGLGRTGSHFGHGSGDIVIAFSTAQKVPHQTTAVTETRVQLREDHPIMNELFAAAAEATEEAIYHSLSQAVTTTGRKGRIVHAYPSQGIGE from the coding sequence ATGACGAAAAAAATTCGGCAGCTCGGTGCGAAAATCGGGAGGTTGCCTGTCGGTGAGAAAAATGACATTACAGATGTAGTCGGAGTCCGAGTCGGACATGTGACGATCCAGCATGAGCTGGACAACGACGACTATGCATGTACAGGAGTGACAGCCATTTTGCCACATGGCGGCAGCTTGTTTCGGGAAAAGGTAACCGCGGCCAGCTATGTGATCAACGGCTTCGGCAAAACGACGGGGCTCGTGCAAGTAAATGAGCTGGGGGTATTGGAATCGCCTATTATGCTCACCAATACGTTTTCCGTTCCCGCGGTCACACAAGGGACTCTGCAGTACATGCTGGATACCAACGAAGAGATTGGGGACACGACCGGGACGATCAACATCGTCGTGGGCGAATGCAACGATGGTCATCTCAATTCCATTCGCCGCTGTGTCGTGCGCCCGGAAGATGCTAGAGAAGCGATTCAGAACGCAACGGACCAAGCCGTAGAAGAAGGAGCTGTCGGGGCAGGGACGGGGATGATTGCCTTTGGCTATAAGGGTGGTATCGGCTCGTCTTCTCGTATCGTAGTAGCTGAGGAGCAGGCGTATACATTGGGATCTTTGGTACTCAGTAACTTTGGCAACAAGAATGATTTCTTGGGAGCCCATCTGTTCACAAGCTGGAAAAGCAATGAAAACGCAGTAGAGAAGTCCGAGGATGGCTCCATCATCATCGTACTGGCGACAGATGCGCCGCTCAGTGATCGGCAACTGCTTCGGGTAGCAAAGCGCGCAGGAATCGGCTTGGGACGCACGGGGAGCCATTTTGGGCACGGAAGCGGCGACATCGTCATCGCCTTTTCTACAGCGCAAAAAGTTCCACATCAGACAACGGCCGTTACGGAAACGCGCGTGCAACTACGCGAGGATCACCCGATCATGAACGAGCTGTTTGCTGCTGCGGCAGAAGCCACAGAGGAAGCGATCTACCATTCTCTTTCACAAGCAGTCACGACAACGGGAAGAAAAGGACGAATCGTTCATGCGTACCCAAGTCAGGGCATAGGAGAGTAG
- a CDS encoding dipeptidase, which yields MAKMPIIDLHCDALLKIWEKNGALSFADAEELDVNRKRLHDGGVKLQCYAIWTSPELSTEQRFQKALDQIHYFYTEVLGKHPEIKQIRDWSDLDRLQEGEIGALLTLEGVEPIGNDMKKLHILYQLGVRSVGLTWNFANLAADGALEPRNAGLTTFGKEIIQFHNEHKMLTDVSHLGEGSFWDTIELATYPIASHSNARAICDHPRNLKDEQAKALFAKGANVHVVYCTQFIKETTPTTIDDLIKHIDHFCSLGGVRHIGLGSDFDGITAKVVGLEHAGQSQNLINQLLKHYKEEEVRGFAYENFLRNRPV from the coding sequence GTGATGCACTTCTGAAAATTTGGGAGAAAAATGGGGCTCTGTCCTTTGCGGATGCGGAGGAGCTGGACGTCAACAGGAAACGGCTACACGATGGCGGGGTAAAGCTGCAGTGCTATGCAATCTGGACATCACCTGAATTGTCTACGGAGCAACGTTTTCAAAAAGCTTTGGATCAAATTCATTACTTTTATACAGAGGTTCTCGGAAAACATCCAGAAATAAAACAAATCCGTGATTGGAGCGATCTCGACCGTTTGCAAGAAGGAGAGATCGGAGCATTGCTGACGTTGGAAGGTGTAGAGCCAATCGGCAACGATATGAAGAAGCTGCACATTTTGTATCAATTAGGGGTTCGTTCTGTGGGTCTCACTTGGAACTTCGCGAATCTCGCTGCGGATGGTGCGCTGGAACCGAGGAATGCTGGACTGACGACCTTTGGTAAGGAAATCATTCAGTTCCACAATGAGCATAAAATGTTGACGGACGTCTCCCATCTAGGGGAGGGCAGCTTCTGGGATACGATTGAGCTGGCTACATACCCGATCGCGAGTCATTCAAATGCACGAGCGATCTGCGACCATCCACGCAATCTGAAGGATGAACAGGCGAAAGCGTTATTTGCCAAAGGCGCGAATGTACATGTCGTCTACTGCACCCAGTTTATCAAGGAAACGACACCAACCACGATAGATGATCTAATCAAGCATATCGATCATTTTTGTTCACTCGGTGGCGTGCGCCATATCGGGCTCGGCTCTGACTTCGACGGCATTACCGCAAAGGTCGTGGGCTTGGAGCATGCGGGACAGAGCCAAAACCTGATCAATCAGCTGCTCAAGCATTATAAGGAAGAAGAAGTGCGCGGGTTTGCTTATGAGAACTTTCTGCGCAATCGTCCCGTGTAA
- a CDS encoding serine hydrolase domain-containing protein, producing the protein MDHASVSALEAFVQQFMEKEKVPGLSIGISWDGETIYQKGFGVTELGTNQPVTPETIFGIASVTKSFTTAAIMQLVAEGKLSVDDPIRSYLPDLQGKGDIHTDKITIHHLLSHTSGVPPLLRREELTKLPEHIAYLNEVQFAPLGMPGEYISYSNDMFILLGAIIERVTGQRYRTFVTERMLAPLEMNRSTYNLEEVARFADVSVPYVKGEEQQLKKVPWPTLGNYEVGGGIRSNVVDLLKYGQLYVNAGRYQEKQVVDRASLRAMWQPVHRLTKDTWYGYALKTTPRYAGITLVEHGGGQPGVSSNFGFVPEKGLVVTVLSNLENVPIRGVWLAAVNATLGLPLTHKEDEAPLYTPTREELEKLVGTYTSREGGRLRLFLRADVPVAEVAGMEYALRASSHDTLIDVQNGQPLRFFFKKQQQAWAVLMGLRMLCRSEDKF; encoded by the coding sequence ATGGACCACGCAAGCGTTTCAGCTCTGGAAGCATTTGTGCAACAGTTCATGGAGAAGGAAAAGGTGCCGGGGCTCTCCATTGGCATCTCCTGGGATGGTGAAACCATCTATCAAAAGGGTTTTGGTGTCACCGAACTGGGGACGAATCAGCCAGTAACACCCGAGACCATTTTCGGCATTGCTTCGGTTACCAAATCGTTTACCACTGCCGCCATCATGCAACTCGTGGCAGAAGGCAAGCTGTCTGTTGACGACCCGATTCGCAGCTATTTGCCTGATTTACAAGGTAAGGGAGACATACATACTGACAAAATCACGATCCATCATTTGCTCTCTCACACTTCAGGTGTTCCACCACTGCTACGACGTGAAGAACTGACGAAACTTCCCGAGCATATTGCCTATTTGAACGAAGTCCAATTTGCTCCACTTGGTATGCCGGGTGAGTATATCAGTTACAGCAACGACATGTTTATCCTGCTGGGAGCTATTATCGAGCGTGTCACTGGGCAGCGCTACCGTACCTTTGTAACAGAACGCATGCTAGCGCCGCTCGAAATGAATCGCTCGACCTATAACCTGGAAGAAGTTGCTCGCTTTGCCGATGTCTCCGTTCCTTATGTCAAAGGGGAGGAGCAGCAACTGAAAAAGGTGCCGTGGCCCACGCTCGGCAACTATGAAGTGGGGGGAGGCATCCGCTCCAATGTCGTTGATTTGCTAAAATACGGTCAGCTCTATGTTAATGCTGGGCGCTATCAAGAGAAGCAGGTAGTAGATAGGGCCTCGCTTAGAGCCATGTGGCAGCCAGTTCATCGACTGACAAAAGACACCTGGTATGGCTATGCGCTCAAAACAACGCCCAGGTATGCAGGAATAACGCTAGTTGAGCATGGCGGAGGTCAGCCCGGGGTGTCGTCGAACTTCGGATTCGTTCCGGAAAAAGGGCTAGTCGTAACCGTCCTTTCCAATTTGGAAAATGTGCCGATTCGGGGTGTCTGGCTGGCTGCTGTGAATGCTACCCTTGGTTTACCGCTTACACACAAAGAAGACGAAGCCCCGCTTTATACGCCAACGAGAGAAGAGCTAGAGAAGCTCGTCGGGACGTACACGTCAAGAGAAGGCGGAAGATTGCGGCTCTTCCTTCGAGCTGATGTTCCTGTAGCAGAGGTAGCTGGTATGGAGTACGCATTACGGGCCAGTAGCCACGATACGCTGATCGATGTACAAAATGGACAACCCCTGCGCTTCTTTTTCAAAAAACAGCAACAAGCATGGGCAGTCCTCATGGGGCTGAGGATGCTCTGTAGGAGCGAAGACAAGTTCTAG
- a CDS encoding DoxX family protein has protein sequence MTLIVLQVIVAIFFMFTGTKIISGKMANEFDRFGLPPIFNFLTGFIEIISSIGLIIGIWFSIAALLAGLLLGVTMLVAAFILLAIARDPFPKAIPALVLSVLSFFISTYHYLA, from the coding sequence ATGACCCTAATCGTTTTGCAAGTCATTGTTGCGATCTTCTTTATGTTTACAGGTACAAAAATTATTTCCGGTAAAATGGCGAATGAATTTGACCGCTTTGGACTCCCACCCATCTTTAACTTCTTAACTGGCTTTATTGAGATCATCAGTTCCATTGGCTTGATTATTGGGATATGGTTTTCGATCGCGGCATTATTAGCTGGATTGCTTTTAGGCGTGACCATGTTGGTAGCTGCCTTCATTCTACTCGCCATTGCTAGAGATCCATTTCCGAAAGCAATACCGGCTCTCGTTCTTAGCGTTCTCTCCTTTTTCATCTCGACGTATCATTATTTAGCCTAG
- a CDS encoding MarR family winged helix-turn-helix transcriptional regulator has translation MELFNLTGFLLHRTDMKMTNYFKKRLKQLEITPEQWGILSVMDGERAITQKELSDAIDRDQTTVVRMIYSLEKKGIVIRTLNDADRRSHNLLLSDKGMELKSKLLPVVTDAHNHVTQNLTDVEIAELHALLDKLYQVVKDE, from the coding sequence ATGGAATTATTCAATCTGACCGGATTTCTCCTTCACCGTACAGATATGAAAATGACGAACTATTTTAAGAAGAGGTTAAAGCAATTGGAGATCACGCCAGAGCAATGGGGAATTCTTAGTGTCATGGATGGAGAAAGAGCGATCACACAAAAGGAACTTTCGGATGCGATTGACCGCGATCAAACCACCGTCGTCAGGATGATTTACTCGCTTGAAAAAAAGGGAATCGTCATTCGCACTTTAAATGACGCGGATCGACGCTCACATAACTTGTTGCTGAGTGACAAAGGCATGGAGCTAAAATCAAAGCTTCTACCCGTTGTTACCGACGCGCATAACCATGTAACGCAAAACCTTACCGATGTAGAGATTGCGGAATTGCATGCTTTGCTCGACAAACTCTATCAAGTCGTAAAAGATGAATAA
- a CDS encoding phosphotransferase family protein codes for MTKQAYIQHIQATYPELTITSASFNEMGQNNDVLIVNDAYVFRFPKYTAGIEQLKVETNILRTVKPYLSLPIPTPIYLSFAAEIPGRVFAGYPLLEGEPFTREAFQAASRQNSVPTVAAQLAQFLYELHRLPVSALLPELIPGDFDMAKQLTELYEQIVSKLFPAMREQAKKDVAERFEVYLADPAHFDFQPCLTHGDFGTGNILYSPIKQRITGIIDFGGSGVGDPAYDLAGLCASYGEPFLQHFTPVYPQLEQVMTRMRFYRSTFALEEALFGLENDDETAYQAGMRDYL; via the coding sequence ATGACAAAGCAAGCGTATATCCAACACATTCAAGCAACGTATCCGGAATTGACCATCACTTCCGCCTCCTTTAACGAAATGGGCCAAAACAATGATGTGCTCATCGTCAATGATGCGTATGTGTTTCGCTTCCCGAAATATACCGCCGGAATCGAGCAGCTAAAGGTCGAAACGAACATTTTACGCACGGTAAAACCATATCTCTCCCTGCCGATTCCGACTCCGATCTATTTGTCCTTTGCCGCGGAAATACCTGGGCGGGTGTTTGCCGGATATCCGCTACTCGAAGGTGAGCCTTTTACCCGAGAAGCTTTTCAAGCAGCCTCTCGTCAAAATTCGGTACCGACTGTCGCTGCCCAGCTGGCACAATTTCTTTATGAACTGCACCGGCTTCCCGTCTCCGCCTTGCTCCCGGAGCTTATCCCTGGCGATTTTGACATGGCCAAGCAGTTGACTGAGCTGTATGAACAGATTGTATCGAAGTTGTTCCCGGCCATGCGTGAGCAAGCAAAAAAAGATGTGGCAGAGCGCTTTGAAGTGTACCTGGCAGACCCTGCCCACTTTGATTTTCAGCCTTGCCTGACTCACGGAGATTTTGGCACAGGGAATATCTTGTACTCCCCGATAAAACAACGCATCACAGGCATCATCGATTTTGGCGGCTCAGGTGTGGGCGATCCGGCATATGACCTCGCTGGACTTTGCGCGAGCTACGGGGAACCGTTTTTGCAGCACTTCACTCCGGTGTACCCCCAGCTTGAGCAGGTGATGACAAGGATGAGATTTTACCGCAGTACATTTGCTTTGGAAGAAGCGCTGTTTGGTCTGGAAAACGACGATGAGACAGCGTACCAAGCTGGCATGCGGGACTACCTCTAG
- a CDS encoding alpha/beta fold hydrolase gives MYIEVEKGITVFVEDLNPGPNSKTIFFVHGWPLNHSMFSYQFNVLPQHGFRCVAMDIRGNGQSDKPWSGYTYDRLADDIYVVLEALQIRDAVLLGFSVGGAISIRYMSRYEGRHISKLALVDAVSPSFVKMPGSPYGVSKEQAEELISQMYANLPELLNTVSLQFFNRNLGTATLQWFVKMGLDSASYALIKIMQAAVRENVINDLGQIRVPTGIFHGIHDQLIPFKSAELTQQQIKGSKLFPFDNSGHGMPIEQADDFNKKLMEFIQS, from the coding sequence ATGTACATTGAAGTCGAAAAGGGTATCACGGTTTTCGTTGAAGACCTCAATCCTGGCCCGAATAGCAAAACCATTTTTTTCGTTCACGGCTGGCCGCTCAACCATAGCATGTTTTCCTACCAATTCAACGTACTTCCCCAGCATGGGTTCCGCTGTGTTGCCATGGACATACGCGGCAACGGTCAATCGGACAAACCATGGAGCGGCTATACGTATGATCGCTTGGCAGATGACATCTACGTCGTTTTGGAAGCATTACAGATTAGGGATGCAGTCTTGCTAGGCTTTTCAGTGGGTGGAGCCATTTCGATTCGGTATATGTCTCGTTATGAGGGGCGGCATATTTCCAAGCTAGCGTTAGTGGATGCGGTTTCTCCTTCCTTTGTGAAAATGCCGGGTTCTCCTTACGGTGTCTCGAAGGAGCAAGCGGAGGAGCTGATCAGTCAGATGTACGCCAATTTGCCTGAATTATTAAATACAGTTTCTTTGCAGTTTTTCAATCGAAATTTAGGAACTGCTACGCTCCAGTGGTTTGTCAAAATGGGACTGGATTCCGCTTCCTATGCGCTCATCAAAATCATGCAAGCAGCAGTGAGAGAGAATGTCATCAATGACTTGGGTCAAATCCGCGTGCCAACCGGAATTTTTCATGGGATTCACGATCAATTGATTCCATTCAAAAGCGCCGAGCTCACCCAGCAGCAAATCAAAGGGTCGAAGCTGTTTCCGTTTGATAACAGTGGGCATGGCATGCCGATTGAACAAGCGGATGATTTTAATAAGAAGCTGATGGAGTTTATTCAATCATAA
- a CDS encoding ABC transporter ATP-binding protein: MSFIAETKNVERTFGRGATAVRALAGVKMRVESGRLLVLKGRSGSGKTTLLNLLGGLDRPTVGSVYFQGREIGQLSDYERTKIRQKNMAFIFQSFGLLPLMSAAENVEFGLRLSGVPAAEWRERVRESLDIVGLSKRAHHRPFEMSGGEQQRCAIARAVANRPTLLLADEPTAELDSKTGQQISRLFRQLVDEGTMSIVMTTHDPGVMEVADDVYELEDGRIKE; the protein is encoded by the coding sequence TTGTCGTTCATTGCAGAGACAAAAAACGTAGAACGCACGTTTGGTAGAGGGGCAACTGCCGTCAGAGCGCTTGCGGGCGTAAAAATGCGCGTCGAATCAGGACGATTGCTCGTACTAAAAGGCAGATCAGGATCAGGAAAAACGACTCTATTAAACCTTTTGGGTGGTCTCGATCGTCCGACGGTAGGGAGCGTGTACTTTCAGGGACGAGAAATCGGCCAGCTATCGGATTATGAGCGAACGAAGATTAGGCAAAAGAACATGGCGTTTATCTTCCAGTCGTTTGGCTTGCTTCCGCTGATGTCAGCCGCTGAAAACGTCGAGTTTGGACTCCGGCTGTCAGGGGTGCCTGCTGCCGAATGGAGGGAGCGCGTTCGCGAATCGCTTGACATCGTTGGGCTGTCCAAACGGGCGCATCATCGACCGTTTGAGATGTCTGGTGGGGAACAGCAACGCTGTGCGATTGCCAGAGCTGTTGCGAACAGGCCGACACTACTACTGGCGGATGAGCCGACAGCTGAGCTGGATAGTAAAACAGGTCAGCAAATTAGCCGTTTGTTTCGCCAACTGGTCGATGAAGGTACTATGAGCATTGTCATGACGACACATGATCCTGGTGTAATGGAGGTGGCGGACGATGTCTATGAATTGGAGGACGGCCGTATCAAGGAATAG